Proteins encoded by one window of Maliibacterium massiliense:
- the spoVT gene encoding stage V sporulation protein T: MKATGIVRRIDDLGRVVIPKEIRRTMRIREGDPLEIYTDREGEIILKKYSPIGELNDFAREYVEALSRVSGHVALIADRDNIVAVSGASRREYQDKPLHKDMERFMHGRRSVQLQGEQTMLLVVEDADVAPFTALSGAPILADGEVIGAVLLASGAAGAHMDDQERKLVETAAIFLGRQMEG, translated from the coding sequence GTGAAAGCTACGGGCATTGTGCGCAGAATCGATGATCTTGGCAGGGTAGTGATTCCCAAGGAAATCAGAAGGACAATGCGGATCCGCGAGGGAGACCCGCTGGAGATATACACCGACCGCGAGGGGGAAATCATCCTCAAAAAGTACTCGCCCATCGGCGAGCTCAATGACTTTGCGCGGGAATATGTCGAGGCGCTCAGCCGCGTCTCGGGGCATGTGGCCCTGATCGCGGATCGAGATAACATCGTGGCGGTAAGCGGGGCCTCGCGCCGCGAGTACCAGGACAAGCCCCTGCATAAGGACATGGAGCGCTTTATGCACGGTCGCCGCAGCGTGCAGCTGCAGGGCGAGCAGACCATGCTGCTGGTGGTGGAGGACGCGGACGTAGCGCCCTTTACCGCGCTGAGCGGCGCGCCCATCCTGGCCGATGGCGAGGTGATCGGCGCGGTACTGCTTGCAAGCGGTGCCGCCGGCGCGCACATGGACGATCAGGAGCGCAAGCTGGTGGAGACCGCGGCGATCTTTCTGGGTCGCCAGATGGAGGGCTGA
- a CDS encoding polysaccharide biosynthesis protein, which produces MGTGKRSFIKGAAILGVAGLLVKVIGALYRIPLTAIISPHGMGLYMIAYPIYAYLLVLSTAGLPTAISKMVAERQSRGDEAGAYDVFRASRRVLLWIGLVSSVALFALAGPVAGWIQNPEAALGMRAIAPALLFVAWMSAYRGYFQGRQDMMPTALSQIVEQLGKLALGLMLAGAWIGLGYAQGAAGALLGVALSEIMALALLMGMARSRVRRIARPAGARDRMDPARRKRILRQLAAVAVPVTLGASIMPMVGLVDSALVVSRLHALGLSTDVATTQFGLLTGVVNTLTNMPAVLTLALQMSLVPAITQAMALRQMHAVRTRSRAGVKLSYLIGLPAAAGLLLLAQPIIALLYRTLAPDELALSARLLAMMAPGVLFLSVVQGTTGILQGIGRVMVPVRNMAVGAVLKVALNALLIGMPGVGILGAAIATVVCYGVAALLNLVSVYRALGMRVQWKKGVLMPLFATAAMGVAVYVVCTFAKVWIASDTAVTLLAVAVGAGIYGLFLLLTGAVDAHDLSMLPHGDKIARALFKCKIFR; this is translated from the coding sequence ATGGGTACGGGCAAACGATCGTTCATCAAGGGGGCGGCGATTCTGGGCGTGGCGGGCCTGTTGGTCAAGGTGATCGGGGCGCTCTACCGCATTCCGCTCACCGCCATCATCTCGCCCCACGGCATGGGGCTTTACATGATCGCCTACCCAATCTACGCGTACCTGCTGGTGCTCTCCACCGCCGGGCTGCCCACCGCCATCTCTAAAATGGTGGCGGAGCGCCAGAGCCGGGGGGACGAGGCGGGCGCCTACGACGTATTTCGCGCCTCGCGGCGGGTGCTTCTGTGGATTGGCCTTGTCTCCAGCGTGGCGCTGTTTGCGCTCGCCGGGCCGGTTGCGGGCTGGATTCAGAACCCCGAGGCGGCGCTGGGCATGCGCGCCATCGCGCCTGCACTGCTTTTTGTGGCATGGATGAGCGCCTACCGCGGTTATTTCCAGGGCCGGCAGGATATGATGCCCACCGCGCTTTCCCAGATTGTGGAGCAGCTGGGCAAGCTTGCGCTGGGCCTGATGTTGGCGGGCGCGTGGATCGGCCTGGGCTACGCCCAGGGCGCAGCGGGGGCGCTATTGGGCGTGGCGCTCTCGGAGATCATGGCCCTGGCGCTTCTGATGGGCATGGCGCGTTCGCGCGTCCGGCGCATCGCGCGGCCTGCGGGCGCCCGCGACCGCATGGACCCTGCACGGCGCAAACGCATCCTGCGGCAGCTTGCCGCCGTGGCCGTGCCCGTGACGCTGGGCGCCTCCATCATGCCCATGGTGGGCCTGGTGGACAGCGCCCTGGTGGTGAGCCGCCTGCATGCGCTGGGCCTGAGCACGGACGTTGCCACCACCCAGTTCGGCCTGCTGACAGGCGTGGTCAACACGCTTACCAACATGCCCGCGGTGCTCACGCTGGCGCTGCAGATGAGCCTTGTGCCCGCCATTACCCAGGCCATGGCCCTGCGGCAGATGCATGCTGTGCGCACGCGCAGCCGCGCGGGTGTCAAGCTCTCCTACCTCATCGGCCTGCCTGCGGCGGCGGGCCTGCTGCTGCTGGCCCAGCCCATCATCGCGCTGCTTTACAGGACGCTAGCGCCCGATGAGTTGGCCCTCTCTGCCCGCCTGCTGGCCATGATGGCCCCGGGCGTGCTGTTTTTATCCGTGGTGCAGGGCACCACCGGCATCCTGCAGGGCATCGGCCGCGTGATGGTGCCGGTGCGCAACATGGCCGTCGGCGCGGTGCTCAAGGTGGCGCTCAACGCCCTTTTGATCGGCATGCCGGGCGTGGGCATCCTTGGCGCAGCCATCGCCACTGTGGTATGCTATGGCGTAGCGGCGCTGCTCAACCTGGTGAGTGTGTACCGCGCGCTGGGCATGCGCGTGCAGTGGAAGAAGGGCGTGCTCATGCCGCTGTTTGCCACAGCGGCGATGGGCGTGGCAGTGTACGTGGTGTGCACGTTTGCAAAAGTGTGGATCGCCTCCGATACCGCGGTCACCCTGCTTGCGGTGGCTGTCGGCGCGGGCATCTACGGCCTGTTTTTGCTGCTCACCGGCGCGGTGGACGCGCACGACCTGTCCATGCTGCCGCATGGCGACAAGATTGCACGCGCGCTTTTCAAGTGCAAGATATTCCGATAA
- the mazG gene encoding nucleoside triphosphate pyrophosphohydrolase: MHTLWIVGLGTDASTLTLGAAEALKSAARRILRTGRHDAAQYLAQNNLPFETLDDLYETCEDFDALQQQASERVLAAARADNVCYAVPGAGDVTDATVRAIAARARDAGVALRFVAGVSQASCAQGAAAQVGWRMDMPRAGVRVLAVDDLDTAALDVRDLLVVPEVDGALRASQVKLKLGEYYPDAHTLYCTAGEACQAVPLYALDRQRAMDHRTCVVVPPLAGLAMTRYGFEQLLEVMRILRGPGGCPWDREQTHASLKPYLIEEAYETLEAIDLGDAGKMTEELGDVLLQVVFHAQVGADRGAFDIRDVTTGVCKKMIERHPHIFGDAHADTPEEVLVNWEKIKKRAKRLDRQADVLADVPHNLPALMRAYKVQQKAADVGFDWDDAQGALDKLQEELRELSEACDAGDQAAAAEEMGDALFAIANVARLLNIRPELALGAACEKFIARFGRMEDLARSRGFALEALDLPAMDALWEEIKRAEPLAKKED, encoded by the coding sequence ATGCATACATTGTGGATCGTGGGGCTGGGCACGGACGCCTCTACCCTCACGCTGGGCGCGGCAGAGGCGCTGAAAAGCGCAGCGCGGCGCATCCTGCGCACAGGCAGGCACGACGCGGCGCAATACCTTGCGCAGAACAACCTTCCCTTTGAGACGCTGGATGATCTCTACGAGACGTGCGAAGACTTTGACGCCCTGCAGCAGCAGGCATCTGAAAGGGTGCTCGCCGCTGCGCGCGCTGATAACGTGTGCTACGCCGTGCCAGGCGCGGGGGACGTCACCGACGCCACGGTGCGCGCCATCGCCGCGCGGGCGCGCGATGCGGGCGTGGCGCTGCGCTTTGTAGCGGGCGTCTCGCAGGCCTCCTGCGCGCAAGGGGCGGCGGCGCAGGTGGGCTGGCGGATGGACATGCCCCGCGCGGGCGTGCGCGTGCTTGCGGTGGACGACCTTGATACGGCGGCGCTGGACGTGCGCGATTTGTTGGTAGTGCCGGAGGTGGACGGCGCCCTGCGCGCCTCGCAGGTCAAGCTGAAGCTGGGGGAATATTATCCGGACGCGCATACGCTCTACTGCACGGCGGGGGAGGCGTGCCAGGCGGTGCCGCTCTATGCGCTGGACAGGCAGCGCGCGATGGACCACCGCACGTGCGTGGTGGTGCCTCCCCTTGCGGGGCTCGCCATGACGCGCTATGGTTTTGAGCAGCTGCTGGAGGTGATGCGCATCCTGCGCGGCCCGGGCGGCTGCCCTTGGGACCGGGAGCAGACCCACGCCTCGCTCAAGCCCTATTTGATCGAGGAGGCTTATGAGACGCTGGAGGCCATTGACCTGGGCGACGCAGGTAAGATGACCGAGGAGCTGGGCGACGTGCTGCTGCAGGTGGTGTTCCACGCCCAGGTGGGGGCGGACAGGGGCGCCTTTGATATCCGCGACGTGACCACCGGCGTATGTAAAAAGATGATTGAGCGCCACCCCCACATCTTTGGTGACGCGCATGCGGATACTCCAGAGGAGGTACTGGTCAACTGGGAGAAGATCAAAAAGCGCGCCAAGCGCCTGGATCGCCAGGCGGACGTGCTTGCGGACGTGCCCCACAACCTGCCCGCGCTGATGCGCGCCTACAAGGTGCAGCAGAAGGCGGCAGACGTGGGCTTTGACTGGGATGACGCGCAAGGGGCGCTGGACAAGCTTCAGGAGGAGCTGCGGGAGCTCAGCGAGGCGTGCGATGCGGGTGACCAGGCCGCCGCGGCAGAGGAGATGGGCGATGCGCTCTTTGCCATTGCGAACGTGGCGCGCCTGCTTAACATCCGTCCGGAGCTGGCGCTGGGCGCGGCGTGTGAAAAATTCATTGCGCGCTTTGGCCGCATGGAGGATTTGGCGCGCAGCCGCGGCTTTGCGCTGGAGGCGCTGGATCTGCCCGCGATGGACGCGCTGTGGGAGGAAATCAAGCGCGCGGAGCCGCTTGCGAAAAAAGAAGATTGA
- a CDS encoding HU family DNA-binding protein: MNKTELIAAVAETAGLSKKDAEKSVNAFVEVVIDALKKGEKVQMVGFGNFEVRERAERKGRNPATKQEIIIPASKSPVFKAGKNFKEAID; the protein is encoded by the coding sequence ATGAACAAAACCGAATTGATTGCTGCAGTCGCCGAGACGGCAGGCCTGAGCAAAAAGGACGCCGAGAAGAGCGTCAACGCTTTTGTGGAGGTCGTTATCGACGCGCTGAAAAAGGGTGAAAAGGTCCAGATGGTGGGCTTTGGCAACTTTGAGGTGCGCGAGCGTGCGGAGCGCAAGGGCCGCAACCCCGCCACCAAGCAGGAGATCATCATCCCCGCTTCCAAATCGCCCGTCTTCAAGGCCGGCAAAAACTTCAAGGAAGCCATTGATTAA
- a CDS encoding S4 domain-containing protein: MRLDKYLKVSRIIKRRTIAAQACDAGKVLQNGKAAKASAAVKVGDVLEVTLGQRPMRCEVLMIADNVGKDQAGEMYRILTDD, translated from the coding sequence ATGCGGCTGGATAAATATCTGAAGGTGTCGCGCATCATCAAGCGGCGCACCATCGCTGCCCAGGCGTGCGACGCGGGCAAGGTGCTGCAAAACGGCAAAGCTGCCAAGGCATCGGCCGCCGTCAAAGTGGGGGATGTGCTGGAGGTGACGCTGGGGCAGCGCCCCATGCGCTGTGAAGTGCTCATGATTGCGGACAACGTGGGCAAGGACCAGGCGGGCGAGATGTACCGCATACTTACGGACGATTGA
- the ispF gene encoding 2-C-methyl-D-erythritol 2,4-cyclodiphosphate synthase codes for MRVGTGFDVHAFAPGRRCVLGGVCVPYERGLAGHSDADVLVHAVMDALLGAAALPDIGRLFPDDDAAYLDADSLGLLAQVGARLAETGYALANVDATIIAQAPRMAPYIEQMRANIAGALGVETARVGVKATTTEHLGFTGRKEGIAAQAVALIYAL; via the coding sequence TTGCGCGTGGGCACGGGCTTTGACGTGCACGCCTTTGCGCCGGGGCGCAGGTGCGTGCTCGGCGGGGTGTGCGTGCCGTACGAGCGGGGCCTTGCGGGCCATTCGGACGCGGACGTGCTGGTGCACGCGGTGATGGACGCGCTGTTGGGCGCGGCGGCACTGCCGGATATTGGCCGGCTCTTTCCGGATGACGACGCGGCATATCTGGACGCGGACAGCCTGGGTTTGCTCGCGCAGGTGGGCGCGCGCCTGGCAGAGACGGGGTACGCGCTTGCCAATGTGGACGCGACCATCATCGCCCAGGCGCCGCGCATGGCGCCCTACATCGAGCAGATGCGCGCAAATATCGCAGGCGCGCTGGGCGTGGAGACCGCACGCGTGGGCGTCAAGGCGACCACCACCGAGCATTTGGGCTTTACCGGGCGCAAG